The following proteins are encoded in a genomic region of Alnus glutinosa chromosome 8, dhAlnGlut1.1, whole genome shotgun sequence:
- the LOC133875176 gene encoding adenylyltransferase and sulfurtransferase MOCS3 — protein sequence MESNGRDASRILHELQSLRAAKADIDRRISGLEAELQHATLQNGVVPNGSSPPISTAVDSVLSDHHDHNLTPEMIHRYSRHLLLPSFGVQAQSNLLKSSVLVVGAGGLGSPALLYLAACGVGRLGIVDHDVVELNNMHRQIIHTEAFIGRPKVKSAAAACRSVNSTVQIVEHQEALRTSNALEIFSKYDVIVDATDNAPSRYMISDCCVVLGKPLVSGAALGLEGQLTVYNHNDGPCYRCLFPTPPPTTACQRCADSGVLGVVPGIIGCLQALEAIKIASAVGEPLSGRMLLFDALAARIRIVKIRGRSLQCEVCGENSTFTPQQFREFDYEKFTQSPLSPSPLKLNLLQADSRISSKDYHDRVANGEAHVLVDVRPAHHFKIVSLPKSLNIPLPSLEARLPEISSALKEEEERKGAAGSDLSAQLYVICRRGNDSQRAVQSLHKMGFTSARDIVGGLESWAQDVDPNFPTY from the exons ATGGAGTCTAACGGCCGAGACGCCTCTCGGATCCTCCACGAGCTCCAGTCTCTCAGAGCCGCAAAAGCCGATATAGACCGTCGAATTTCAGGTCTCGAAGCCGAGCTCCAACACGCAACCCTGCAAAACGGTGTCGTCCCCAACGGCTCTTCCCCTCCGATCTCCACCGCCGTCGATTCCGTCCTCAGCGACCATCACGATCACAATCTCACCCCCGAAATGATCCACCGCTACAGCCGGCACCTCTTGCTCCCGTCTTTCGGGGTCCAAGCCCAGTCGAACCTCCTAAAGTCCTCGGTTCTGGTCGTCGGAGCCGGAGGCCTGGGCTCTCCGGCCCTGCTCTACCTCGCGGCCTGCGGCGTTGGCCGCTTGGGCATCGTGGACCACGACGTCGTTGAGCTGAACAACATGCACCGCCAGATTATCCACACCGAAGCCTTCATCGGCCGGCCCAAAGTCAAATCCGCCGCCGCCGCTTGTCGGTCTGTCAACTCCACCGTTCAAATTGTGGAACACCAAGAAGCTTTACGCACTTCCAATGCCTTGGAAATTTTCAGCAA ATACGATGTAATAGTGGACGCCACCGACAATGCTCCTAGCCGTTACATGATCAGTGATTGCTGTGTGGTGTTAGGGAAG CCTCTTGTATCTGGTGCTGCTCTGGGATTAGAAGGGCAG CTGACAGTTTACAATCACAATGATGGTCCATGCTATCGATGCCTATTTCCAACTCCACCTCCTACAACAGCATGTCAAAGATGTGCCGACAGTGgtgtcctaggagtag TTCCTGGTATCATTGGCTGTCTCCAAGCTCTTGAGGCTATTAAAATTGCAAGTGCGGTTGGTGAACCACTCTCAGGGCGGATGCTTCTGTTTGACGCATTAGCAGCACGAATACGTATT GTAAAGATTAGAGGAAGGTCATTACAGTGTGAAGTTTGTGGAGAAAATTCGACCTTCACCCCACAGCAATTTCGAGAGTTCGATTATGAGAAGTTTACTCAGTCTCCACTGTCTCCG TCACCTTTGAAGTTAAACCTGCTTCAGGCAGATTCCAGAATAAGCAGTAAAGACTACCATGATAGGGTTGCTAATGGGGAGGCACATGTATTGGTGGATGTCCGGCCAGCACACCACTTCAAGATTGTTTCTCTTCCCAAGTCCTTGAACATCCCTCTCCCAAGTTTGGAGGCTAGGTTGCCTGAAATTTCTTCAGCTTTAAAGGAAGAGGAAGAGCGCAAGGGCGCAGCAGGTTCTGATTTGAGTGCTCAACTATATGTAATTTGCAGAAGGGGTAATGATTCTCAGAGGGCTGTTCAGTCTCTGCACAAGATGGGTTTCACTTCTGCCAGGGATATTGTTGGCGGTCTCGAGTCCTGGGCCCAGGATGTGGATCCCAACTTCCCCACCTATTAG
- the LOC133876326 gene encoding stigma-specific STIG1-like protein 4, which yields MMQLVDVLIAISLLLSLPSPVIVEGSSISEEVQQNLTAGSSSSPWLKKIMNHHSRDDPRAPGCWNKPWLCDPGVFPPRRRCCRNSCIDVSSDVNNCGSCGWRCPFNRQCCSGRCSNTNLSPFNCGRCGNRCPFGVFCFYGMCGYAKPFPPRPPFPFPPRPPRPQPPHPPHPPRGWQAPAMQ from the coding sequence ATGATGCAGCTTGTTGATGTTCTAATTGCTATTTCGCTTCTACTTTCACTACCATCACCTGTGATAGTGGAAGGAAGTTCAATATCTGAAGAGGTGCAACAAAATCTCACCGCTGGCTCGTCATCATCGCCATGGCTCAAGAAAATTATGAACCATCATTCCAGAGACGACCCGCGAGCCCCCGGGTGCTGGAACAAGCCTTGGCTATGCGATCCGGGAGTGTTTCCGCCTAGAAGGCGGTGTTGTCGAAACAGTTGTATAGATGTAAGCTCAGACGTTAACAACTGTGGCTCATGTGGGTGGAGATGTCCATTTAATAGGCAATGTTGTAGTGGTCGATGCAGTAATACGAATCTGAGCCCATTCAACTGCGGCAGATGTGGAAACAGATGCCCCTTTGGCGTCTTTTGTTTCTATGGGATGTGCGGCTATGCTAAGCCGTTTCCACCTCGCCCTCCTTTCCCGTTTCCTCCTCGACCACCTCGGCCACAACCACCACACCCGCCTCATCCGCCAAGAGGCTGGCAGGCACCTGCAATGCAATGA
- the LOC133875183 gene encoding uncharacterized protein LOC133875183: MRKGLHPQLQWISYVTQSGRLMHVSMTKIHHVGKVYHFRAKRQMAESLGQIAKFKRRFEGGNDEDN; this comes from the coding sequence ATGAGGAAAGGATTGCACCCTCAGTTGCAATGGATATCCTATGTGACTCAGAGTGGCAGATTGATGCACGTTTCGATGACCAAAATACACCATGTTGGTAAAGTGTACCACTTTAGGGCTAAACGCCAAATGGCTGAGAGTTTAGGGCAGATTGCCAAGTTTAAGCGTCGTTTTGAAGGTGGGAATGATGAAGACAATTAA
- the LOC133876327 gene encoding uncharacterized protein LOC133876327, whose amino-acid sequence MWIDNWHPFGGLVDRFGYRVVYDSHSRLDAKLDSVLKNGVWCWKPARSEMLVDIQSRLPEVPIGEIDKPVWSISRSGSYDCSDTWNYLRQKKAIVNWWPLVWHQHAIPKQAFILWLTVNNRLTTGDRLLAWGYEGDTNCVLCRNGTESRDHLFFSCGFSSRIWKTCLQRCDVLNPPTSWDGLIEEGCRT is encoded by the coding sequence ATGTGGATTGATAATTGGCACCCATTTGGAGGCTTGGTTGATAGATTTGGCTATAGAGTTGTGTATGACTCTCATAGTCGGTTAGACGCTAAACTGGATTCTGTTTTAAAAAATGGAGTATGGTGCTGGAAGCCTGCACGATCTGAGATGTTAGTTGATATACAGAGTAGGTTACCTGAAGTGCCTATTGGTGAGATTGATAAGCCTGTGTGGTCCATATCTCGTTCTGGTTCCTATGATTGCTCTGATACTTGGAATTATCTTCGACAGAAAAAGGCCATTGTCAACTGGTGGCCGCTGGTTTGGCATCAGCATGCTATTCCAAAACAAGCATTTATCCTTTGGTTAACAGTCAATAATAGGCTCACCACTGGCGATCGATTGCTGGCTTGGGGTTATGAGGGGGATACAAATTGTGTCTTATGCAGAAATGGAACTGAGAGTCGTGACCACTTATTCTTTTCATGTGGGTTTAGTTCCCGAATTTGGAAAACCTGTTTACAACGTTGTGATGTCTTAAATCCTCCTACTAGTTGGGATGGTTTGATAGAAGAAGGGTGTAGAACTTGA
- the LOC133875177 gene encoding GDP-L-galactose phosphorylase 1-like, with the protein MLRIKRVPTVVSNYQKEEPEEAARREGGCGRNCLNKCCIQGAKLPLYAFKPLNKTVCDKELTGHESSEPPVAFLDSLLLGEWEDRMQRGLFRYDVTACETKVIPGANGFIAQLNEGRHLKKRPTEFRVDKVLQPFDGNKFNFTKVGQEEVLFQFEPSEDGEVQFFPNAPIDVENSPSVVAINVSPIEYGHVLLIPRILECLPQRIDRDSLLLALYMAAEAENPYFRLGYNSLGAFATINHLHFQAYYLAVPFPIEKAPTKKMTTLDGGVKISKLLNYPVRGLVFEGGNTIEDLSNTVSDACICLQDNNIPYNVLIADCGRRIFLFPQCYAEKQALGEVNAELLDTQVNPAVWEISGHMVLKRKKDYEEASEENAWRLLAEVSLSEERFQEVNALIFEAIASVDNGNGNVTQSSLEELDAIHPTMVAGTKECLVLH; encoded by the exons ATGTTGAGGATCAAGAGGGTTCCCACCGTTGTTTCGAATTACCAGAAGGAGGAGCCGGAAGAGGCTGCTCGCCGTGAAGGGGGCTGTGGTCGCAATTGTCTCAACAAGTGTTGCATTCAAG GGGCAAAGCTCCCTTTATATGCTTTTAAGCCGCTGAACAAGACTGTTTGTGACAAGGAGTTGACCGGACATGAGAGCAGTGAGCCGCCCGTAGCCTTTCTGGATTCTCTGCTTCTTGGGGAG TGGGAGGATCGCATGCAGAGAGGTCTGTTTCGCTATGATGTCACTGCCTGTGAAACCAAG GTGATCCCGGGTGCGAATGGTTTCATTGCCCAGCTGAATGAGGGCCGCCATCTTAAGAAGAGGCCAACTGAGTTCCGTGTTGATAAGGTCCTCCAGCCCTTTGATGGGAACAAATTCAACTTCACTAAAGTTGGGCAAGAAGAGGTACTCTTCCAGTTTGAACCAAGCGAAGATGGTGAAGTCCAGTTCTTCCCAAATGCTCCCATTGATGTTGAGAATTCTCCAAGTGTTGTTGCCATCAAT GTTAGTCCAATTGAATATGGGCATGTGCTTCTGATCCCTCGCATTCTTGAGTGCCTGCCACAAAGGATTGACCGTGACAGCCTCTTGCTTGCCCTTTACATGGCGGCAGAAGCTGAGAACCCATACTTCAGGTTGGGTTACAACAGCTTGGGTGCATTTGCCACCATCAACCACCTTCACTTCCAG GCGTACTACTTGGCTGTGCCCTTTCCTATTGAGAAGGCTCCCACCAAGAAGATGACCACCTTGGATGGTGGGGTGAAGATCTCTAAGCTGTTGAATTATCCAGTCAGAGGTCTTGTCTTTGAAGGCGGAAATACTATTGAAGATTTATCAAACACTGTTTCAGATGCCTGCATTTGCCTTCAAGATAACAACATACCTTACAATGTCCTCATTGCTGATTGTGGAAGGCGAATCTTCCTTTTCCCACAg TGTTATGCTGAGAAACAAGCTCTTGGGGAAGTGAATGCTGAGCTTCTGGACACCCAAGTGAACCCAGCTGTGTGGGAGATTAGTGGGCACATGGTGCTAAAGAGGAAGAAGGACTATGAAGAGGCATCTGAGGAAAATGCTTGGAGGCTCCTTGCAGAGGTCTCCCTCTCTGAAGAGAGGTTCCAAGAAGTGAATGCTCTAATTTTTGAAGCCATTGCTTCTGTTGACAATGGGAATGGAAATGTTACTCAGAGCTCTCTTGAGGAGCTGGATGCCATCCACCCCACCATGGTTGCTGGGACAAAAGAATGCCTAGTTCTGCATTAA
- the LOC133875182 gene encoding uncharacterized protein LOC133875182 → MGGRLFPLSNISSRPSLTKPITASAYKSIKSYSQASKENGDAHEFIEERAPSTAEEFKKMAEEKLRQAQQGVASQTAEKVYHAAEEATLGDSDLQSVKHRYEEHEHGGDYRRRSGDESDGVKACSNKAK, encoded by the exons ATGGGTGGCCGTCTCTTCCCCCTCAGCAATATCTCCTCTCGACCTTCCCTGACCAAGCCCATAACAGCATCTGCGTACAAGTCCATCAag AGTTACAGCCAAGCAAGCAAGGAAAACGGCGATGCCCATGAATTTATAGAAGAGAGAGCGCCTTCGACGGCTGAAGAGTTTAAAAAGATGGCTGAGGAGAAGCTCCGGCAGGCCCAGCAGGGCGTGGCTAGTCAGACCGCTGAAAAGGTGTATCATGCCGCGGAGGAGGCTACTTTAGGTGACTCAGATCTTCAATCTGTCAAGCACAGGTACGAGGAGCACGAACATGGGGGTGATTACCGCAGGAGATCTGGGGACGAGTCTGATGGAGTTAAAGCATGTTCTAACAAAGCCAAGTGA
- the LOC133875178 gene encoding aspartate carbamoyltransferase 1, chloroplastic, which yields MAVSSSLFTSSLQGSMVTPKTLKCCKEFKCSPSNLSFQQSRNTKSMHLTHLGLLPSRKLSRWEQTDRFSSKDRFQCRAIEVENAPSFSVGKKFQLDDIIEAQQFDRDTLSAIFEVAREMEKIEKNSPGSQILKGYLMATLFYEPSTRTRLSFESAMKRLGGEVLTTENAREFSSAAKGETLEDTIRTVEGYSDIIVMRHFESGAARRAAATASIPVINAGDGPGQHPSQALLDVYTIEREVGKLDGIKVGLVGDLANGRTVRSLAYLLTKYQDVKIYFVSPDVVKMKDDIKDYLTSKGVEWEESADLMEVASKCDVVYQTRIQKERFGERIDLYEAARGKFIVDRDVLDIMQKHAVVMHPLPRLDEITVDVDRDPRAAYFRQAKNGLYIRMALLKLLLVGW from the exons ATGGCTGTTTCATCTTCGCTTTTTACATCTTCGTTACAGGGGAGTATGGTTACTCCCAAAACATTAAAATGCTGCAAAGAGTTTAAGTGCAGTCCTTCAAATCTTTCCTTCCAACAATCAAGAAACACCAAGTCAATGCACCTGACACATTTGGGGCTATTACCCAGCAGGAAATTATCAAGATGGGAACAAACTGACAGATTCTCATCAAAGGACAGATTCCAGTGCCGTGCAATTGAAGTTGAAAATGCACCTTCATTTTCAGTAGGGAAGAAGTTTCAACTTGATGATATCATTGAAGCTCAGCAATTTGATAGGGATACTCTCAGTGCTATATTTGAAGTTGCCCGTGAGATGGAGAAGATTGAAAAGAATTCTCCTGGGAGCCAAATTCTTAAGGGTTATCTTATGGCTACTCTGTTTTATGAGCCTTCCACTAGAACTAGGCTTTCATTTGAGTCTGCCATGAAAAGGTTAGGTGGGGAAGTTTTGACAACGGAAAATGCACGGGAGTTTTCATCCGCAGCTAAAGGAGAAACACTTGAAG ATACTATAAGAACTGTTGAGGGTTACTCAGATATAATTGTTATGCGGCACTTTGAAAGTGGTGCTGCCAGAAGAGCGGCAGCCACGGCTAGCATTCCTGTTATTAATGCCGGGGATGGTCCTGGGCAGCATCCTTCACAG GCTCTCTTGGATGTCTATACCATTGAAAGAGAGGTAGGAAAACTGGATGGCATCAAAGTTGGGCTAGTGGGTGATCTTGCCAATGGAAGGACTGTCCGCTCCCTTGCTTACTTGCTAACCAAGTACCAAGATGTGAAGATCTACTTTGTCTCTCCCGATGTGGTAAAAATGAAG GATGATATTAAAGACTATTTGACATCTAAGGGAGTGGAATGGGAAGAAAGTGCTGATTTGATGGAAGTGGCTTCCAAGTGTGATGTAGTGTATCAAACTCGTATTCAGAAAGAAAGGTTTGGAGAGAGAATTGACCTTTATGAAGCAGCTCGAGGCAAGTTTATTGTGGATCGGGATGTCTTGGATATTATGCAGAAGCATGCTGTGGTCATGCATCCTCTCCCCAGGCTTGATGAG ATTACTGTGGATGTTGATAGGGATCCAAGGGCTGCTTATTTTAGGCAAGCAAAGAATGGTCTCTATATTCGGATGGCTCTTTTGAAACTCTTGCTTGTTGGGTGGTGA